A DNA window from Plodia interpunctella isolate USDA-ARS_2022_Savannah chromosome 12, ilPloInte3.2, whole genome shotgun sequence contains the following coding sequences:
- the eag gene encoding potassium voltage-gated channel protein eag isoform X4 has product MPGGRRGLVAPQNTFLENIIRRSSSQPDSSFLLANAQIVDYPIVYCNETFCKMSGYNRAEVMQKSCRCTWMYGELTEKEAVERVDRALDHHLADQFEILLYKKNRTPLWLLVHVAPIRNERELVVLFLLTFRDITALKQPIDADDPKGGLSKFAKLARSVTRSRSVLVSALPALKEPQRQSHLAHVMSLSGDVLPQYRQEAPKTPPHILLHYCAFKAIWDWIILCLTFYTAIMVPYNVAFKNKTSEDVSLLVIDSIVDVVFFIDIVLNFHTTFVGPGGEVVSDPKVIRKNYFKSWFLIDLLSCLPYDVFNAFDHDEDGIGSLFSALKVVRLLRLGRVVRKLDRYLEYGAAMLILLLCFYMLVAHWLACVWYSIGRSDADSGLQYSWLWKLANVTQTPYSYVWSNESDGPELVNGPSRKTMYVTALYFTMTCMTSVGFGNVAAETDNEKIFTICMMIVAALLYATIFGHVTTIIQQMTSATAKYHDMLNNVREFMKLHEVPKALSERVMDYVVSTWAMTKGLDTDKVLNYCPKDMKADICVHLNRKVFNEHPAFRLASDGCLRALAMHFQMSHSAPGDLLYHTGESIDSLCFIVTGSLEVIQDDEVVAILGKGDVFGDSFWKDSAVGQSAANVRALTYCDLHTIKRDRLLEVLDFYQAFANSFARNLTLTYNLRHRLIFRKVADVRRERELMERRKREPQLEQAQDHLVRKIFSRFRRERSVAAAPAPPATTTTGLSVGSTATPAQDAEKGEALPSSAPAPAAARGKWGRLLAAGGGGGGGGVAGGGSLDAADAPRAPFARSLSVRDRPPAPPDAPHVALALKASFAKTRSASALGTTGRQDTIEEELEERRAVPAPSLASSPAAPSPAPHAAHEAALAELRRDVRNEVQRLQHKLGRVEELLTMLAARLGADTTEPAASGAASGAASGAASEAEAERPRAVVEALARKRRSKVRSKGAAPQVPTPTTPTSDAALGEASGGAGSGAALRRREFV; this is encoded by the exons ATGCCGGGAGGCCGCCGGGGGCTCGTGGCCCCGCAGAACACCTTCCTCGAGAACATCATCCGCCGGTCCTCTTCGCAGC CAGACAGCAGCTTCCTGCTGGCGAACGCGCAGATCGTGGACTACCCCATCGTGTACTGCAACGAGACCTTCTGCAAGATGAGCGGTTACAACCGCGCCGAGGTCATGCAGAAGTCCTGCAG ATGCACTTGGATGTACGGCGAGCTGACGGAGAAGGAGGCGGTGGAGCGCGTGGACCGGGCACTCGACCACCACCTCGCCGACCAGTTCGAGATTCTGCTCTACAAAAAGAACC GCACGCCGCTGTGGCTGCTGGTGCACGTGGCGCCGATCCGCAACGAGCGCGAGCTGGTGGTGCTGTTCCTGCTCACCTTCCGCGACATCACCGCGCTCAAGCAGCCCATCGACGCCGACGACCCCAAGGGCG GTCTGTCGAAGTTCGCGAAGCTGGCGCGGTCGGTGACGCGGTCGCGCTCCGTGCTGGTGTCGGCGCTGCCGGCGCTCAAGGAGCCGCAGCGCCAGAGCCACCTCGCGCAC GTGATGTCGCTGTCGGGCGACGTGCTGCCGCAGTACCGGCAGGAGGCGCCCAAGACGCCGCCGCACATCCTGCTGCACTACTGCGCCTTCAAGGCCATCTGGGATTGGATCATCCTCTGCCTCACCTTCTACACCGCCATCATGGTGCCCTACAACGTCGCTTTCAAGAACAAGACCAGCGAGGACGTCTCGCTGCTCGTCATCGACTCGATCGTCGACGTCGTCTTCTTCATAGACATCGTGCTTAACTTCCATACGACGTTCGTGGGCCCCGGCGGCGAGGTGGTCAGCGACCCGAAGGTCATCCGCAAGAACTACTTTAAGTCGTGGTTTCTGATAGATCTGTTGTCGTGTCTGCCGTACGACGTGTTCAACGCGTTCGACCACGACGAGGACGGCATAGGCAGCCTGTTCAGCGCCCTGAAGGTGGTCCGGCTGCTGCGGCTGGGTCGCGTGGTCCGCAAACTGGACCGCTACCTGGAGTACGGCGCCGCCATGCTGATCCTACTGCTCTGCTTCTACATGCTGGTGGCGCACTGGCTGGCCTGCGTGTGGTACAGCATCGGCCGCTCCGACGCCGACTCGGGCCTGCAGTACTCGTGGCTCTGGAAGCTGGCCAACGTCACGCAGACTCCGTACTCGTACGTGTGGTCCAACGAGTCGGACGGGCCCGAGCTGGTGAACGGGCCCTCGCGCAAGACCATGTACGTGACCGCGCTCTACTTCACCATGACGTGCATGACCTCCGTGGGCTTCGGCAACGTGGCGGCCGAGACCGACAACGAGAAGATCTTCACCATCTGCATGATGATCGTGGCAG CGCTGCTCTACGCGACGATCTTCGGCCACGTGACGACGATCATCCAGCAGATGACGTCCGCTACGGCCAAGTACCACGATATGCTGAACAACGTGCGCGAGTTCATGAAGCTGCACGAAGTGCCCAAGGCGCTAAGCGAACGCGTCATGGACTACGTCGTCTCCACCTGGGCCATGACCAAGGGGCTCGACACCGACAAG GTGCTGAACTATTGCCCGAAGGACATGAAGGCGGACATCTGCGTGCACCTGAACCGCAAGGTGTTCAACGAGCACCCGGCGTTCCGGCTGGCGTCAGACGGCTGTCTGCGGGCGCTGGCCATGCACTTCCAGATGTCGCACTCCGCGCCCGGCGACCTGCTGTACCACACGGGGGAGAGCATAGACTCGCTCTGCTTCATCGTCACCGGCAGCCTCGAGGTCATCCAGGATGATGAG GTGGTGGCGATCCTGGGCAAGGGCGATGTGTTCGGTGACTCGTTCTGGAAGGACAGCGCCGTGGGGCAGTCGGCCGCCAACGTGCGCGCGCTCACCTACTGCGACCTGCACACCATCAAGCGCGACCGCCTGCTCGAGGTGCTCGACTTCTACCAGGCCTTCGCCAACAGCTTCGCGCGCAACCTCACCCTCACCTACAACCTCCGCCATCGCCTCATCTTCCGCAAG GTGGCGGACGTGCGCCGCGAGCGCGAGCTGATGGAGCGCCGCAAGCGCGAGCCGCAGCTGGAGCAGGCGCAGGACCACCTCGTGAGGAAGATCTTCTCCAGGTTCAGGCGAGAGCGGAGTGTGGcggccgcgcccgcgcccccCGCCACCACCACCACCG gTTTGAGTGTAGGTTCGACGGCAACTCCGGCGCAAGACGCGGAGAAGGGTGAGGCGCTCCCCTCCTCCGCGCCGGCCCCCGCGGCCGCCCGCGGCAAGTGGGGGCGGCTGCTGGCGgcgggcgggggcgggggcgggggcggcgTCGCGGGGGGAGGGTCGCTGGACGCGGCCGacgcgccgcgcgcgccctTCGCGCGCAGCCTCAGCGTGCGGGACCGGCCGCCCGCGCCCCCCGACGCGCCTCACGTAGCTTTGGCTCTCAAG GCGTCATTCGCGAAAACGCGTTCGGCGAGTGCGTTAGGCACGACCGGCCGACAGGACACCATCGAGGAGGAGCTCGAGGAGCGCCGCGCGGTCCCGGCCCCCTCCCTCGCCTCCTCACCCGCTGCCCCGAGCCCCGCACCTCACGCCGCGCACGAGGCCGCACTGGCCGAGTTGAGAAGGGATGTGCGGAACGAAGTGCAGAGATTACAGCACAAG TTGGGTCGCGTAGAAGAGCTGCTAACGATGTTAGCGGCGCGACTGGGCGCCGATACTACGGAGCCGGCGGCGAGCGGAGCGGCGAGCGGAGCGGCGAGTGGCGCGGCGAGCGAGGCCGAGGCCGAGCGGCCGCGCGCCGTCGTGGAAGCACTCGCCAGGAAGCGGCGCTCCAAG GTTCGAAGCAAAGGTGCCGCGCCTCAGGTGCCGACGCCCACCACGCCCACGAGCGACGCGGCGCTCGGCGAAGCGTCGGGCGGGGCGGGGAGCGGCGCGGCGCTGCGGCGGAGAGAGTTCGTGTag